In Natrinema amylolyticum, the following are encoded in one genomic region:
- the mutS gene encoding DNA mismatch repair protein MutS translates to MDSALGPPEAMAEKRDELTPMMAQYHDLCARYDDAIVLFQVGDFYETFCGAAERTARLLEIALTSREDSTGEYPMAGIPIDNAESYIEELLEAGYRVAVADQVEEPGETSGVVERAVTRVITPGTLTEDELLASDDNNFVAAVARGDASPGEDAPLALALLDVSTGDFLATSSTSRESIADEVSRFAPAEAVVGPAAPDDLLPADCMVTPYDEAVFDRERAGEKLSRYFRNPDALLASDAEIRACGALLSYAEYVRGGAHEGERGETDADDASEDEATSDDAHLEYLTHLTRYDPREYLLLDAVALRSLELFEPRAVDGRDDATLVGVLDETASALGGRKLRDWLRRPLLEPDRIEARLDAVEELTSAVRTRERLHEHLRDVYDLERLIGRISRERANARDLRSLRDTLAVVPDVREELADADCDRLERLHDDLDPLVDVRELLDDAIVSDPPIEITEGGIIAEDYDEDLDTLRRTARDGKQWIDELEERERERTGIGSLKVGYNSVHGYYIEVTNPNLESVPEDYQRRQTLKNSERFVTPELKEREDEIVGAEERADEREYELFRDVRREIGDEVERVQGLAEALATLDALVSLATAAAQYDYCRPEILERDGSQTLEIEGGRHPVVERTQESFVPNDARFASDRRLAVITGPNMSGKSTYMRQVAQIVLLAQVGSFVPASAARITPVDRIFTRVGASDDIAGGRSTFMVEMDELATILQEADEHSLVLLDEVGRGTSTADGMAIAQAITEHLHDRVGATTLFATHHHPLTDLADDLAAAFTLHFEVDQEDDEVVFHHEIAAGAATGSYGVEVATAAGVPESVVERSRELVADADDEGLESIDEEATNVDTDSSTAPTHETEATGTATADGGDIPADVAAELRALDLAHLTPVEALTELDRLKRSLEE, encoded by the coding sequence ATGGATTCGGCGCTTGGCCCTCCGGAGGCGATGGCCGAGAAACGCGACGAGCTGACGCCCATGATGGCGCAGTATCACGACCTCTGTGCGCGCTACGACGACGCGATCGTGCTCTTTCAGGTGGGGGACTTCTACGAGACGTTCTGTGGCGCGGCCGAGCGCACCGCGCGGCTGCTCGAGATCGCGCTGACCAGCCGCGAGGACAGCACCGGCGAGTACCCGATGGCCGGCATCCCGATCGACAACGCCGAGTCGTACATCGAGGAACTGCTCGAGGCCGGCTACCGGGTCGCGGTGGCCGATCAGGTCGAGGAGCCCGGCGAGACGTCTGGGGTGGTCGAACGGGCGGTCACGCGCGTGATCACGCCCGGGACGCTCACCGAGGACGAACTGCTCGCGAGCGACGACAACAACTTCGTAGCGGCGGTCGCCCGCGGCGATGCGTCTCCCGGCGAGGACGCGCCGCTCGCGCTGGCCCTGCTCGACGTCTCCACGGGCGATTTCCTCGCGACGAGTTCGACCTCACGGGAGTCAATCGCCGACGAAGTGAGCCGGTTCGCGCCCGCGGAGGCCGTCGTCGGGCCGGCCGCGCCCGACGATCTCCTTCCGGCGGACTGCATGGTCACGCCGTACGACGAGGCGGTGTTCGACCGTGAGCGAGCCGGCGAGAAGCTCTCGAGGTACTTCCGAAACCCCGACGCCCTGCTGGCGAGCGACGCCGAGATTCGGGCCTGCGGCGCGCTGCTCTCCTACGCGGAGTACGTCCGCGGCGGGGCACACGAGGGCGAGCGCGGTGAGACGGACGCCGACGACGCCAGCGAAGACGAGGCCACGAGCGACGACGCTCACCTCGAGTATCTCACCCATCTCACGCGGTACGATCCCCGGGAGTACCTCCTGTTGGACGCCGTCGCCCTGCGGAGCCTCGAGCTGTTCGAGCCCCGGGCCGTCGACGGGCGGGACGACGCGACGCTCGTCGGCGTCCTCGACGAGACCGCCAGCGCGCTCGGCGGGCGGAAGCTCCGCGACTGGCTCCGGCGGCCGCTACTCGAGCCCGATCGCATCGAGGCGCGGCTGGACGCCGTCGAGGAACTCACGAGCGCGGTCCGGACGCGCGAACGACTGCACGAGCACCTGCGGGACGTCTACGACCTCGAGCGACTGATCGGGCGGATCTCCCGCGAGCGAGCGAACGCGCGGGACCTGCGGTCGCTGCGGGACACCCTCGCCGTGGTGCCCGACGTCCGCGAGGAACTCGCCGACGCCGACTGCGACCGGCTCGAGCGGCTGCACGACGATCTCGATCCGCTGGTAGACGTCCGCGAGCTGCTCGACGACGCGATCGTCTCGGACCCGCCGATCGAGATCACCGAGGGCGGGATCATCGCCGAGGACTACGACGAGGACCTCGATACCCTGCGTCGGACGGCTCGAGACGGCAAGCAGTGGATCGACGAGCTCGAAGAGCGAGAGCGCGAGCGGACCGGGATCGGTTCGCTCAAGGTCGGCTACAACTCGGTCCACGGCTACTACATCGAGGTGACGAACCCGAACCTCGAGTCGGTGCCCGAGGACTATCAGCGCCGCCAGACGCTGAAGAACTCCGAACGGTTCGTCACGCCGGAACTCAAGGAGCGCGAGGACGAGATCGTCGGCGCGGAAGAGCGCGCCGACGAGCGCGAGTACGAACTCTTCCGCGACGTGCGCCGCGAGATCGGCGACGAGGTCGAGCGCGTCCAGGGACTCGCCGAGGCGCTCGCGACGCTGGACGCGCTCGTCTCGCTGGCGACGGCCGCCGCCCAGTACGACTACTGTCGGCCCGAGATCCTCGAGCGAGACGGGAGTCAGACCCTCGAGATCGAGGGGGGACGCCACCCCGTCGTCGAGCGCACCCAGGAGTCGTTCGTCCCGAACGACGCCCGCTTCGCGAGCGATCGGCGGCTGGCGGTGATTACGGGACCGAATATGTCCGGTAAGTCGACCTACATGCGGCAGGTCGCCCAGATCGTTCTGTTAGCACAGGTCGGCAGCTTCGTTCCGGCCAGCGCCGCCCGAATCACGCCCGTCGACCGAATCTTCACCCGCGTCGGTGCCAGCGACGACATCGCTGGCGGGCGCTCGACGTTCATGGTCGAGATGGACGAACTCGCGACCATCCTGCAGGAGGCCGACGAGCACTCGCTGGTCTTGCTCGACGAAGTGGGCCGGGGCACCTCGACGGCCGACGGGATGGCCATCGCGCAGGCGATCACCGAACACCTCCACGATCGGGTCGGCGCAACGACTCTCTTCGCCACGCATCACCACCCGCTGACCGACCTCGCGGACGACCTCGCGGCCGCGTTCACGCTGCACTTCGAGGTCGACCAAGAAGACGACGAGGTGGTCTTCCACCACGAGATCGCCGCCGGCGCGGCGACGGGCTCCTACGGCGTCGAGGTGGCGACCGCCGCCGGCGTTCCCGAGTCCGTGGTCGAGCGGTCGCGGGAGCTGGTCGCGGACGCGGACGACGAGGGGCTCGAGTCGATCGACGAGGAAGCGACGAACGTCGACACCGACTCGAGTACCGCTCCGACCCACGAGACGGAGGCGACTGGGACCGCGACGGCGGACGGGGGCGATATTCCCGCTGACGTCGCCGCCGAACTCCGCGCGCTCGATCTCGCCCACCTCACGCCCGTCGAGGCGCTGACGGAACTCGATCGGCTGAAGCGCTCGCTCGAGGAGTGA
- a CDS encoding GNAT family N-acetyltransferase — MESALTLRRYRPNDGPRVRELHETAMRDADAYVEDVPGDLETVTETILEAGGEFLVGEVDDQIVAMGAFRPIDETDSVATFVPDRPESTVELTRLRVDPDYHRRGYGRRTYEELERRARSRDATQIVLDTMAKQTPARRLYESVGFEEVHRERIEAFDDPFELVIYRKSLTDSDA, encoded by the coding sequence ATGGAGAGTGCCCTGACGCTCCGACGATACCGACCGAACGACGGTCCGCGCGTCCGAGAACTCCACGAGACGGCCATGCGAGACGCCGACGCCTACGTCGAAGACGTTCCCGGCGACCTCGAGACCGTCACCGAGACGATTCTCGAGGCCGGCGGCGAATTTCTCGTCGGCGAAGTCGACGATCAAATCGTCGCGATGGGCGCGTTTCGACCGATCGACGAGACCGATTCCGTCGCGACGTTCGTTCCCGATCGGCCGGAGTCGACGGTCGAGCTGACGCGGCTGCGCGTCGACCCCGACTATCACCGACGGGGATACGGCCGACGGACGTACGAGGAACTCGAGCGACGCGCTCGGTCGCGAGACGCGACCCAGATCGTACTCGACACGATGGCGAAACAGACCCCGGCGCGTCGACTGTACGAGTCGGTCGGGTTCGAGGAGGTGCACCGCGAACGGATCGAGGCGTTCGACGATCCCTTCGAACTGGTCATCTATCGGAAATCGCTGACCGACAGCGACGCGTGA